Proteins from a genomic interval of Trifolium pratense cultivar HEN17-A07 linkage group LG6, ARS_RC_1.1, whole genome shotgun sequence:
- the LOC123891699 gene encoding zinc finger protein 579-like → MAATDQPIVDVDEDTGMMATAAYMGMMATALDDVVFGLHLDRCLCLCLCRVHRNTRGGRNEGRGGRGRGRGRGSGRGGGRTQHRQAQWPSYPYKQQWPSYPYPHPHQQWVGPWQPCATPPCPYPTAGNFHKQPGILGQKPQQAHVAATPTNPASQNASYSYAPTDIQAAMHTFSISPPDDQWYMDTGATSHMTANGGFSDRNDVNEM, encoded by the exons ATGGCTGCCACGGACCAACCCATTGTTGATGTGGATGAGGATACGGGTATGATGGCCACTGCTGCTTATATGGGTATGATGGCCACTGCGCTTGACGATGTTGTGTTCGGCCTCCACCTCGACCGCTGCCTCTGCCTCTGCCTCTGCCGCGTCCACCGCAACACTCGCGGCGGCAGAAACGAGGGTCGCGGTGGACGCGGCAGAGGCAGAGGCAGAGGCAGCGGTCGAGGTGGAGGCCGAACACAACATCGTCAAGCGCAGTGGCCATCATACCCATATAAGCAGCAGTGGCCATCATACCCGTATCCTCATCCACATCAACAATGGGTTGGTCCGTGGCAGCCATGTGCCACTCCACCGTGTCCATATCCAACGGCAGGTAATTTTCATAAACAGCCTGGAATTCTTGGTCAAAAACCTCAACAGGCTCATGTAGCAGCTACACCAACAAATCCTGCAAGTCAGAATGCATCATACTCATATGCTCCGACTGACATTCAAGCCGCTATGCACACATTCTCAATTTCTCCTCCTGACGATCAATGGTACATGGACACTGGAGCCACATCTCATATGACGGCAAACGGAG GATTTTCAGACAGGAATGATGTTAATGAGATGTAA